A single region of the Anaerococcus urinomassiliensis genome encodes:
- a CDS encoding NAD(P)-dependent oxidoreductase, with product MKALIIDYMSDKIDKGLEELGIEFDKEMLPSKEKLMELIPAYDMLIMRVDPFIDKDIMDKGENLKAIFVGSTGTNHIDKEYAKEKGIEIYNSPGLNANAVAELVIAKILDLYRNTVQAQNEIKVDGIWNKYRWIGRELRNKTIGIIGYGAIGRRVGEIANVFHMDVLASDPFLTEADIKEDYTKLTDLDEIFEKADVITLHIPLTPDTKDMIAKEQLEKMKDDAIIINAARGGIVNEDDLYDALQNKVIGGANFDTISNELGAGGLDSTDTHVESKLFECDRFYITPHIGGSTHDSQDDIGDVVLENIKKQFSL from the coding sequence ATGAAAGCCTTAATAATTGATTACATGTCAGATAAAATTGACAAGGGACTAGAAGAGCTAGGAATAGAATTTGATAAAGAAATGCTACCTAGCAAAGAAAAACTTATGGAACTTATTCCAGCTTACGATATGCTAATAATGAGGGTAGACCCATTCATAGACAAAGATATAATGGATAAGGGAGAAAACCTTAAAGCTATATTTGTAGGTTCAACAGGAACTAATCATATAGACAAAGAATATGCTAAGGAAAAAGGCATAGAAATATACAACTCTCCAGGTCTAAATGCCAATGCTGTAGCTGAACTTGTAATTGCAAAAATCTTAGACTTATATAGAAATACTGTACAAGCTCAAAATGAAATCAAGGTTGATGGAATTTGGAACAAATACAGATGGATTGGTAGAGAGCTAAGAAATAAAACTATTGGTATCATAGGATATGGTGCTATAGGTAGAAGAGTTGGCGAGATTGCTAATGTATTCCACATGGATGTCCTAGCTAGCGACCCATTCTTAACAGAAGCTGATATCAAAGAAGATTACACAAAACTAACAGACCTTGATGAAATATTTGAAAAAGCTGACGTAATTACCCTACACATCCCTCTAACACCTGATACAAAAGATATGATTGCTAAAGAACAATTAGAAAAAATGAAAGATGATGCAATCATCATCAATGCAGCAAGAGGTGGAATAGTAAACGAGGATGACCTATATGATGCCCTACAAAATAAGGTAATCGGTGGAGCAAACTTCGATACTATATCTAATGAACTAGGTGCAGGTGGTCTTGATTCTACAGATACTCATGTAGAAAGCAAATTATTTGAATGTGATAGATTTTACATCACTCCACACATCGGTGGATCTACCCATGATTCTCAAGATGATATTGGTGATGTTGTTCTTGAAAATATCAAAAAACAATTTAGCCTTTAA
- a CDS encoding nitrilase-related carbon-nitrogen hydrolase, which produces MKISLIEPALKRLDDTYNYKLIEDLIKKSGDQNPDVIVLPEIFNTGEIDPLAIKIADKQGQKTKEILSTLAKELRSYIIGGSILDNRCGKVYNTSYVFDRDGKVIGSYDKAHLYKASGEKDFITPGDSRLIFEIDGVKCGLLICYDIEFAPWVTSYALDDVEVLFNPACWHEDWIINYDSLLRARAIENQMFVVGVNSTGRAYEGHYGGHSQIVGPMANYIIDPNKPGPIKTAKLDLSTAKEYKETFKILADRREDLYKKIYK; this is translated from the coding sequence ATGAAGATATCTTTGATAGAACCAGCCCTAAAGAGGTTAGATGATACCTATAATTATAAGTTAATAGAAGATTTAATAAAAAAATCTGGGGATCAAAATCCTGATGTTATTGTCTTGCCAGAAATCTTTAATACAGGAGAAATTGATCCGCTTGCTATCAAAATAGCAGATAAGCAAGGGCAAAAAACCAAAGAAATCTTATCAACCCTTGCCAAAGAACTGAGATCCTACATAATTGGAGGGTCTATCTTAGATAATAGATGTGGCAAGGTCTATAATACCTCCTATGTCTTTGATAGAGATGGTAAAGTAATAGGTAGTTATGATAAAGCCCACCTTTATAAGGCATCTGGAGAAAAGGATTTTATTACACCTGGAGACTCTAGGCTAATATTTGAAATAGATGGAGTCAAATGTGGACTTTTAATATGCTATGACATAGAGTTTGCCCCATGGGTTACTTCCTATGCCCTAGATGATGTTGAAGTTTTATTTAATCCTGCTTGCTGGCATGAAGATTGGATTATAAATTATGATAGCCTCTTAAGGGCTAGGGCTATAGAAAATCAGATGTTTGTAGTAGGGGTTAACTCTACTGGCAGGGCCTATGAGGGCCATTATGGTGGACATTCTCAGATAGTTGGACCCATGGCAAATTATATAATTGATCCAAATAAACCAGGACCGATAAAGACTGCAAAGCTTGATTTAAGCACAGCTAAAGAATACAAGGAAACCTTTAAAATTCTAGCAGATAGAAGGGAAGACCTCTACAAAAAAATATATAAATAA
- a CDS encoding 5-oxoprolinase subunit C family protein codes for MANVEVINGGMLSTIQDSGRYGYQEIGINVSGFADDYNARLANILVGNDMDSEVIEMAFLGSSFEFNAPMLIALTGADFSAKLNDEPIENYRSYLVKEGDELTLGAAQNGFRGYIAFGGEIDVPVVNGSKSTNLKTGMGGFEGRKLMSDDSFDVIVSEDKKERVLDKKYIKAYSKFSELRVVKGPQDDAFTDKGIFDFFNSGGYTVTKDFDRMGIRLSGSKIEHKESADIISDGTALGSIQVPSNGQPIILFVDRQTTGGYTKVGTIITADLHKLGKLNYKDKVIFTEVSPKEANDLARAYYDTFDKIKAELN; via the coding sequence GTGGCTAATGTAGAAGTAATAAATGGTGGTATGCTATCCACCATCCAAGATAGTGGTAGATACGGTTACCAAGAGATTGGTATCAATGTTTCTGGTTTTGCTGATGACTATAATGCAAGGCTTGCTAATATTCTTGTAGGCAATGATATGGATAGCGAAGTAATAGAGATGGCATTTTTGGGATCAAGTTTTGAATTTAACGCTCCTATGCTAATAGCTCTAACAGGCGCAGATTTTTCAGCTAAGCTAAATGATGAACCTATAGAAAATTATAGGTCATATCTAGTAAAAGAAGGCGATGAGCTAACCCTAGGCGCAGCCCAAAATGGCTTTAGGGGATATATAGCCTTTGGTGGAGAGATTGATGTACCAGTAGTAAATGGCTCAAAATCAACCAACCTAAAGACAGGAATGGGTGGCTTTGAAGGACGCAAGCTAATGAGTGATGATAGCTTTGATGTTATCGTATCAGAAGATAAAAAAGAAAGAGTCCTTGACAAAAAATATATCAAAGCCTACTCAAAATTTAGTGAACTAAGGGTAGTTAAGGGACCTCAAGATGATGCCTTTACAGATAAGGGAATCTTTGACTTCTTTAACTCAGGTGGATATACAGTAACTAAAGACTTTGACCGTATGGGAATCAGACTTTCTGGTAGCAAGATAGAACATAAAGAATCTGCTGATATAATATCAGATGGTACAGCCCTAGGATCAATCCAAGTTCCATCAAATGGTCAACCTATAATCCTCTTTGTTGACAGACAGACAACAGGTGGATATACCAAAGTAGGAACCATAATTACAGCTGACCTTCATAAATTAGGTAAGCTAAACTATAAGGATAAGGTAATATTTACAGAAGTAAGCCCTAAAGAAGCAAATGACTTAGCTCGTGCTTATTATGATACTTTTGATAAGATAAAAGCTGAGCTTAATTAA
- the pxpB gene encoding 5-oxoprolinase subunit PxpB — translation MENIKYLPSGDSALVMEFGNEISKEINASIAQVVGYLKDQKLDGIVDILPTYRSILINYDPRVFTYEQLVEKLSSIEIADSNLASGSVRLIEIPTLYGGEYGPDIANVAKNANLSEDEVVEIHTGVDYLVYMMGFLPGFTYLGGLDERIATPRLSSPRLKIVPGSVGIAGSQTGMYPIQSPGGWQLIGRTPVKLYDPSNLEAPVFIKAGDYIRYVSVDEDTYNKISEEVNAGTYKVNIKEVKREQLRG, via the coding sequence ATGGAAAATATAAAATACCTACCATCAGGAGATAGCGCTCTTGTAATGGAGTTTGGTAATGAAATTAGTAAAGAAATCAATGCGAGCATAGCCCAAGTAGTAGGTTACCTCAAAGATCAAAAATTGGATGGGATAGTAGACATTCTACCAACCTATAGGTCAATATTAATAAATTATGACCCAAGAGTTTTTACCTACGAACAGTTAGTAGAAAAACTATCTAGTATAGAAATAGCAGATAGTAACTTAGCTAGTGGCAGCGTAAGATTAATAGAAATCCCTACCCTATATGGTGGAGAATATGGCCCTGATATTGCTAATGTTGCTAAAAATGCTAATCTAAGCGAAGATGAAGTAGTAGAAATCCATACTGGGGTAGACTATTTAGTTTATATGATGGGATTCTTACCAGGATTTACCTACCTAGGAGGTCTAGATGAGAGAATAGCAACACCAAGACTATCATCACCTAGACTAAAAATAGTACCAGGTTCAGTAGGTATTGCAGGTAGCCAAACAGGTATGTACCCAATCCAATCACCAGGAGGCTGGCAACTAATAGGTAGAACACCGGTAAAACTTTATGATCCATCAAACTTAGAAGCACCAGTATTTATCAAGGCTGGAGACTATATTAGATATGTATCTGTTGATGAAGATACCTATAATAAAATATCAGAAGAAGTCAATGCTGGAACTTATAAAGTAAACATAAAAGAAGTTAAGAGGGAGCAACTCCGTGGCTAA
- a CDS encoding NRAMP family divalent metal transporter: MQENKNNKNKVTEQTTYEPQGDSKVKTMKSKKSNPSVLIGAAFLMAASSCGPGFIAQTGKLTYDLDKAFAFVVLSSVLISLIAQLNVWRVISVSGMRGQDIANKVLPGLGYFIAGLVALGGLAFNIGNVGGAGIGLNILFGLDPRIGAAIGGIIGILIFSNPKAKTILDQTSKYFGIIMIILITFVAIKTKPPVGEAFTSMVMPEKSMAELFPAIITLIGGTVGGYIIFSGGHRLIDAGITGEENLDEVNKSAMLGIVVAFIMRVLLFLAILGALRIARDQIDPNDIAATAFRVGAGNTGYKIFGLLFFLASLTPIVGAAYTSVSFLKTLSTTVANKESLITNIFLVISTIVFIIIGKPQKLLVVVGTLNGFILPITLAVMLAATRKKEIIGEYKHSKLLYILGILVVIFTGIMSVKTLINMISVGI; the protein is encoded by the coding sequence ATGCAAGAAAACAAAAATAATAAGAACAAAGTAACTGAGCAAACAACCTATGAACCTCAGGGAGATTCTAAGGTTAAGACAATGAAAAGTAAAAAGTCTAACCCTTCAGTTCTTATTGGGGCTGCCTTCTTAATGGCAGCATCTTCATGTGGACCAGGTTTTATAGCTCAAACTGGAAAATTGACCTATGACCTAGATAAGGCCTTTGCCTTTGTAGTACTATCATCAGTGCTAATTTCCTTGATAGCCCAACTAAATGTATGGAGGGTTATATCAGTATCAGGAATGAGGGGCCAGGATATAGCCAACAAGGTTTTGCCGGGACTAGGTTACTTTATTGCAGGTCTAGTTGCCCTTGGAGGTCTTGCCTTTAATATAGGTAACGTCGGTGGAGCAGGTATAGGTCTAAATATTTTATTTGGTCTAGATCCAAGAATTGGTGCTGCTATTGGTGGTATAATAGGGATCTTAATATTTTCTAATCCTAAGGCAAAGACAATCCTTGACCAAACATCAAAATATTTTGGAATCATAATGATTATTTTGATAACATTTGTAGCAATAAAAACAAAACCACCTGTGGGAGAGGCCTTCACTTCAATGGTTATGCCAGAAAAATCCATGGCTGAGCTATTTCCTGCAATAATTACACTAATAGGGGGTACAGTAGGTGGTTACATAATTTTCTCAGGTGGTCACAGACTTATAGATGCTGGCATCACTGGAGAAGAGAACTTAGATGAGGTAAACAAATCTGCTATGCTTGGTATAGTAGTAGCCTTTATAATGAGGGTCCTACTTTTCCTAGCCATCCTAGGAGCACTAAGAATAGCTCGTGATCAAATAGATCCAAATGATATAGCAGCAACAGCCTTCAGAGTCGGTGCAGGTAACACAGGATATAAGATATTTGGTTTATTATTCTTCTTAGCATCGCTAACACCAATAGTTGGTGCAGCATATACCTCAGTATCATTCCTAAAAACCTTATCAACTACTGTAGCTAACAAGGAATCACTAATAACAAATATATTTTTAGTTATATCAACTATAGTATTTATAATAATAGGAAAACCACAAAAATTACTTGTTGTTGTAGGAACACTAAACGGATTTATCTTGCCAATCACTTTGGCTGTAATGTTAGCAGCTACTAGGAAAAAGGAAATAATTGGTGAATATAAACATTCAAAATTATTATATATACTAGGTATATTAGTTGTTATATTTACGGGTATCATGAGTGTAAAGACATTAATTAATATGATAAGTGTAGGAATATAA
- a CDS encoding LamB/YcsF family protein, which yields MEYYVDLNSDIGESFGSYKLGLDEEIVKYVTSINLACGYHAGDPLIMDKTCALAQEKGVNIGAHPGYPDLMGFGRRKMDVSEAEARGYFLYQVGALEAFAKAHGTTLQHVKLHGAFYNTACNDEKLANAILDAVEEYNKDLILMVLSGSYIAKEGKKRGLKVAQEVFADRGYNEDGTLVNRKLPGAFVKDPKEALPRVIKMVKEGKVTTADGKEIDIVADSICVHGDNPEALEFVRILKEGLIEEGIKVAPLLEFLGK from the coding sequence ATGGAATATTACGTTGATTTAAACAGTGACATTGGAGAATCATTTGGTTCATACAAACTTGGCCTAGATGAGGAAATCGTAAAATATGTAACAAGTATCAATCTTGCTTGTGGTTACCATGCTGGAGATCCACTAATCATGGATAAGACTTGCGCCCTAGCCCAAGAAAAAGGAGTTAATATTGGAGCCCACCCAGGATACCCTGATTTGATGGGATTTGGTAGAAGAAAGATGGATGTTTCTGAAGCAGAAGCTCGTGGATACTTTTTATACCAAGTAGGTGCCCTAGAAGCCTTTGCTAAAGCTCATGGAACTACCCTCCAACACGTAAAACTACATGGAGCATTCTACAATACAGCCTGCAATGATGAAAAACTTGCTAATGCAATATTAGATGCTGTAGAAGAATATAACAAAGATTTAATACTAATGGTATTATCTGGATCATACATAGCTAAAGAAGGCAAAAAACGTGGCCTAAAAGTCGCTCAAGAAGTATTTGCTGATAGGGGATACAACGAAGATGGAACTCTAGTAAATAGAAAATTACCAGGAGCCTTTGTAAAAGACCCTAAAGAAGCCCTACCAAGAGTAATAAAAATGGTAAAAGAAGGCAAAGTAACTACAGCAGATGGCAAAGAAATTGATATAGTAGCTGATTCTATTTGTGTCCATGGGGACAATCCAGAAGCCCTTGAGTTCGTAAGAATTTTAAAAGAAGGCCTAATAGAAGAAGGCATTAAAGTTGCACCTTTGCTAGAGTTTTTAGGAAAGTAA
- a CDS encoding helix-turn-helix domain-containing protein yields the protein MAKYSTEFKYKVVERYLEGNEGYESLAKIFSIPDKKLIRVWVNAYQTLGYDGLKRSRKKQKYSTEFKRNVVKLYLTEEWSYQDLANNLGITNPSMICTWVGKYRKHGIEGLEPKKRGRPSNMTTNEDKKTSKSIDKEYTPEQKDRINELEDQVYWLQMEVDFLKKREN from the coding sequence ATGGCAAAATATAGTACAGAATTTAAATATAAAGTAGTTGAAAGATACTTAGAAGGTAACGAAGGTTATGAGTCCTTAGCTAAGATATTTAGCATCCCTGATAAAAAATTAATAAGAGTATGGGTAAACGCATATCAAACATTAGGTTATGATGGTTTAAAAAGATCTAGAAAAAAACAAAAATATTCTACAGAATTTAAGAGAAATGTAGTAAAGTTGTACTTAACAGAAGAATGGTCCTATCAAGACTTAGCCAACAATTTAGGTATAACAAATCCATCGATGATATGTACTTGGGTTGGCAAATATAGAAAACATGGAATTGAAGGACTAGAGCCCAAAAAACGAGGAAGGCCTTCAAATATGACTACTAATGAAGATAAAAAGACTAGTAAATCAATAGATAAAGAATATACACCAGAACAAAAAGATAGAATCAATGAACTAGAAGATCAAGTGTATTGGCTACAAATGGAAGTAGATTTCTTAAAAAAAAGAGAGAATTGA
- a CDS encoding IS3 family transposase gives MASIIHDLRSKYKLKDLLIKFNFPKSTYMYWQKRFDRTNKDADLEEKILNIRANHKNYGYRRIYGHLRNQGILINKKKVQRLVQKLKLQVKIFGRKSKYSSYKGHIGKLSDNLINRNFKSPLPHQKITTDTSEFKYYTTDDKGNTRIGKLYLNAFLDMYNGEIISYSISKRPTMQAILDPLKEAIKITSDCKERIFHSDQGWGYQVKQYTKTLKEYGITQSMSRKGNCLDNAPMENFFGILKQEMYYGQTYKSYEQLKQAIDVYIKYYNEERIKEKLGYLSPVEYRRKNAA, from the coding sequence ATAGCTAGTATAATACATGATCTTAGGTCAAAATACAAATTGAAAGATTTACTAATTAAATTCAACTTTCCAAAATCAACATATATGTATTGGCAAAAAAGATTTGATAGAACTAACAAAGATGCTGATTTAGAAGAAAAAATATTAAATATTAGAGCTAATCATAAAAATTATGGCTATCGTAGGATATATGGTCATTTAAGAAATCAAGGAATATTAATAAACAAAAAGAAAGTACAAAGATTAGTCCAAAAGCTAAAACTACAGGTTAAAATCTTTGGAAGAAAATCTAAGTATTCCTCATATAAAGGACATATAGGAAAGTTATCAGATAACTTAATAAATCGTAATTTTAAATCACCATTACCACATCAAAAGATAACAACAGATACATCAGAATTTAAATATTACACTACTGATGATAAAGGTAATACGAGAATAGGGAAACTGTACTTAAATGCATTTCTAGATATGTATAATGGTGAGATAATATCATATTCCATAAGTAAGAGACCAACAATGCAGGCGATTTTAGACCCACTAAAAGAAGCAATCAAGATAACAAGTGACTGTAAAGAAAGAATATTTCATTCAGATCAAGGATGGGGTTATCAAGTAAAACAATACACGAAAACACTTAAAGAATATGGAATAACCCAAAGTATGTCAAGAAAAGGAAATTGCTTAGATAATGCTCCAATGGAAAACTTCTTTGGAATATTAAAACAAGAAATGTATTATGGTCAAACTTACAAATCTTATGAACAATTAAAACAAGCTATAGATGTGTATATAAAATATTACAATGAAGAAAGAATAAAAGAAAAATTAGGATACTTATCACCAGTAGAATATAGAAGAAAGAATGCAGCTTAG
- a CDS encoding sodium/glutamate symporter yields MDNFLSYYGEITKTSGTTPAFQVEYLTTLGIAALVIFLGRFLVGKSKALQKYAIPAPVVSGIIFSLIVSIIKTAGIMDFSFDAKVTKDLAQNLFFLAIGYSFSTSLMKSAGKKLVIRVTWVSCLLILLQDLLGLGAAKALGLNPFLGLQASSAAMSGGVGTASAFGPIFKSMGAPANVTEFGVAAGTMGNIMGSLIGGPIAAYLIRKNNLKADPNDKPETAKNNVLPVIDNTKMIRAFAMTLLIAAFGIPIKYLLDLIPMIQMPKFIGCLFAGAIARNINEKRNSELYIPEVTAIQDMFLELYLALVLMTIDITAIASQASSLVIILVLQAILIAVFTMTVSFRAFGKDYGAAVMAAGNCGWGCGSGPNAVANIKAVMQEYGYHNLAWVFYPSFAVIIDDIFNPILLSVLASLIK; encoded by the coding sequence ATGGATAACTTTTTATCTTATTATGGAGAAATAACTAAAACTTCCGGTACTACTCCAGCTTTTCAAGTTGAGTACCTTACTACCCTTGGAATAGCTGCCCTAGTTATATTTTTAGGTAGGTTTTTGGTTGGCAAATCAAAGGCCCTACAAAAATATGCCATCCCTGCCCCGGTTGTATCTGGTATTATATTTTCACTTATAGTATCAATTATCAAAACAGCTGGCATAATGGACTTTAGCTTTGATGCCAAGGTAACCAAAGACCTTGCCCAAAACTTATTTTTCTTGGCCATAGGCTATAGCTTTTCTACTAGCCTAATGAAAAGTGCAGGAAAAAAGCTTGTCATTAGGGTAACATGGGTATCATGCCTACTTATCCTCTTACAAGACCTATTGGGTCTAGGTGCTGCCAAGGCCCTAGGTCTCAATCCATTTTTGGGCTTGCAGGCATCATCAGCAGCCATGAGTGGAGGGGTTGGTACTGCATCAGCATTTGGACCTATATTTAAGTCTATGGGAGCTCCAGCTAATGTAACAGAATTTGGTGTAGCTGCAGGTACCATGGGAAATATAATGGGATCGCTAATAGGCGGACCAATTGCAGCATACTTGATTAGGAAAAATAATCTTAAGGCTGACCCAAATGATAAACCAGAAACAGCAAAGAATAATGTGCTCCCAGTGATAGATAACACCAAGATGATACGTGCCTTTGCTATGACTTTACTTATAGCGGCATTTGGTATCCCTATAAAATACCTCTTGGACCTTATACCAATGATTCAAATGCCTAAGTTTATTGGTTGTTTATTTGCTGGGGCAATCGCTAGAAATATAAATGAAAAGAGAAATAGCGAGTTGTATATACCAGAAGTTACAGCCATTCAGGACATGTTCCTAGAGTTATACTTAGCTTTGGTACTAATGACAATAGATATCACAGCTATAGCTTCTCAAGCCTCATCCCTTGTAATCATCCTAGTATTACAAGCTATCCTAATAGCTGTATTTACTATGACAGTATCCTTTAGAGCCTTTGGTAAGGATTATGGGGCTGCTGTAATGGCTGCAGGTAACTGTGGCTGGGGCTGTGGATCAGGTCCAAATGCAGTTGCTAACATTAAGGCAGTAATGCAAGAATATGGTTATCACAACCTAGCCTGGGTATTCTATCCATCCTTTGCAGTTATAATAGATGATATATTTAATCCGATATTATTATCAGTCCTAGCATCACTAATAAAATAA